The proteins below come from a single Rosa rugosa chromosome 2, drRosRugo1.1, whole genome shotgun sequence genomic window:
- the LOC133730305 gene encoding uncharacterized protein LOC133730305 has product MDQSLKLASVSCNQERSKFEELPDCILESIVSFLPLRDAMESSMIFRGLKHIWLNSIQTRRNLVFDVPNIYGSWRQPRKDDEDFIRRVDQFLERYPLPRMGVQELRLPMPTNFGPLYNDDFPHQLLSEQQVKAVAPLKLKSLSLKGFRLRVPPEFDGFNQLTTLCLHSVKVDGIFMSHLFSLGSFLERLTLKNCTWEYFYSHLNIVSGRLNDFKLISCTELEKIEISAPNLASLEYIAKSVYPPSSIVFVNTPKLAKLLYLTDLSTTDPTLLPQTLRQLIPSCPALETLDLQMCAERPQIGSLPTFGNLKQLNLQIKRGYYNSIPIHLRCVVDLLKVAPLLEELTITIEGQREFDETDHQEIRNLDCGFTHNQLKKVKMHGIQGNWYEIEFAIWILKNTTNLEIMVIDPNWKRYLGDGDYIELNHSTWQKGRHRAVVREKLKEVKTDARIRILNRWSLPEK; this is encoded by the exons ATGGATCAAAGCCTAAAATTAGCTAGTGTATCTTGTAACCAGGAGAGAAGTAAGTTTGAGGAGTTGCCGGATTGCATTCTGGAATCCATAGTTTCATTTCTCCCGCTAAGAGATGCAATGGAGAGTAGCATGATTTTCCGAGGGTTGAAGCACATTTGGTTGAATTCAATACAAACAAGGCGCAATCTTGTATTTGATGTTCCAAACATTTACGGTAGTTGGAGACAACCAAGAAAAGATGATGAAGACTTTATAAGACGTGTGGATCAATTTTTGGAGCGTTACCCGTTACCAAG AATGGGTGTTCAAGAGCTTCGTCTCCCTATGCCGACGAATTTTGGTCCTTTGTATAATGATGATTTCCCTCACCAGTTACTGTCAGAACAACAAGTGAAGGCTGTTGCTCCTCTAAAGCTAAAATCTTTGTCCTTGAAAGGATTTCGTCTAAGAGTTCCTCCTGAATTTGACGGATTCAATCAGCTCACTACTCTTTGTCTACATTCGGTTAAGGTTGATggaatttttatgtcacatctCTTCTCTCTTGGTTCTTTCCTTGAACGCTTGACCTTAAAGAATTGCACATGGGAGTACTTCTATTCACATCTGAATATTGTTTCTGGTCGTCTGAATGATTTCAAACTGATCTCTTGTACTGAGCTAGAAAAGATCGAGATTTCTGCACCAAATCTTGCCTCCTTAGAATACATTGCTAAATCCGTGTATCCTCCATCAAGTATTGTTTTCGTCAACACTCCAAAGTTAGCAAAATTATTGTATCTCACAGACCTAAGCACAACAGATCCTACATTATTGCCTCAAACACTAAGACAATTAATTCCATCGTGCCCTGCACTTGAGACGCTTGATCTACAGATGTGTGCCGAAAGACCCCAAATCGGCAGCTTACCAACATTTGGAAATCTCAAGCAATTGAACTTGCAAATCAAAAGAGGTTATTACAATAGCATCCCTATTCATCTGAGATGTGTTGTGGACCTCCTCAAGGTTGCACCCCTTTTGGAAGAGCTCACAATAACGATAGAGGGACAAAGGGAGTTTGATGAGActgatcatcaagagataaggAACCTTGATTGTGGATTCACACACAACCAATTGAAGAAAGTTAAGATGCATGGGATCCAAGGTAATTGGTATGAGATAGAGTTTGCTATTTGGATTCTAAAGAATACTACAAACCTTGAGATAATGGTTATTGATCCCAATTGGAAACGCTACCTTGGTGATGGTGATTATATTGAGCTTAATCATTCAACCTGGCAAAAAGGAAGACACAGAGCTGTTGTCCGAGAAAAACTAAAGGAAGTAAAAACTGATGCTCGAATTAGAATTCTCAACCGGTGGTCCTTACCAGAAAAATAA
- the LOC133731693 gene encoding N-terminal acetyltransferase B complex auxiliary subunit NAA25 isoform X1, giving the protein MASKFGLAGGIPERRVRPIWDAIDSRQFKNALKLVTALLSKFPNSPYCLALKALILERMGKSEEALSLCLNAKEQLHKNDSVLMDDLTLSTLQIVFQRLDHLEMATSCYEYACGKFPSNLELMMGLFNCYVREYSFVKQQQTAIRMYKLVGEERFLLWAVCSIQLQVFCGNGGEKLLLLAEGLVKKHVVSHSLHEPEALMVYISILEQQAKYGDALEILSGKLGSLLLVEVDKLRIQGRLLARVGDYAAAAIIFQKILELCPDDWECFLHYLGCLLEDDSNWCNRAITDPIHPPKFVECKISNLTDEVFDSRMSNASEFVEKLQGNTGNNFARCPYLANIEIERRKCLHGKGDDGKLMEALIQYFSGFGHLACFTSDVEMFLEVLTPDKKAELLGKLRESSASISAVPAKVLGQSITLFKIQELIGNISKLTVVELEGSVVQMVEMYCKNLPLSKDLDSQESMHGEELLSLACNVLIQLYWRTRNVGYFVEAIMLLEFGLTIRRHVWQYKILLLHLYSHLGALSLAYEWFKSLDVKNILMETVSHHILPQMLVSPLWVDINNLLKDYLKFMDDHLRESADLTFLAYRHRNYSKVIEFVQFKERLQHSNQYLVARVEGPILQLKQNAVNIEEEEAVLESLKCGIHFVELSNEIGSKSLTFNEDLQSRPWWAPTSERNYLLGPYEGVSYYPRENSMTEREANVRSIIERKSLLPRMIYLSIQSASTSLKENLEVNGSVSDPKIPSELKILLERYAKMLGYSFTDAIEVVLGVSGGQKSFEVFGSDLIDWINFSVFLNAWNLSSHEIGLANGRCADSILEKYVSDKVSSMETLITSPWVDLPILVQLVTESLAWHGLVIQSCVRSCFPSGKKKKKTGFADQSCLSRIRDSVLSLCNTLEKVRKWLKEQINRPEDENMETLLSSLRKKEQIGGPGQVFQIIETFTSSINDTELGERISQSLKSWSHVDVARKIVAGKCTVLSEFLRICDSKSKLFQALKQQIAQA; this is encoded by the exons ATGGCGTCGAAGTTCGGGTTGGCCGGCGGGATACCGGAGCGGCGGGTCCGGCCCATTTGGGACGCCATCGATTCTCGCCAATTCAAAAACGCTCTCAAGCTCGTCACCGCTCTCCTCTCCAAGTTTCCCAATTCCCCTTACTGTCTG GCGCTTAAAGCTCTCATCCTGGAAAGGATGGGGAAATCGGAAGAAGCATTGTCGCTTTGCCTCAACGCCAAGGAGCAGTTGCACAAAAACGACTCCGTTTTGATGGACGATCTCACTCTCAGCACCTTGCAAATCGTCTTCCAACGCCTCGATCACC TGGAAATGGCAACCAGTTGTTACGAATATGCTTGCGGTAAATTTCCGAGCAATTTGGAGCTGATGATGGGGCTCTTTAACTGCTATGTTCGCGAATACTCTTTTGTCAAGCAGCAACAG ACAGCTATAAGAATGTACAAACTTGTTGGCGAGGAGAGGTTTTTGCTCTGGGCTGTGTGTAGCATCCAGTTACAG GTGTTTTGTGGAAACGGAGGAGAAAAGCTGTTACTCTTAGCTGAAGGCTTAGTGAAGAAGCATGTTGTCTCTCATAGCTTGCATGAGCCTGAAG CTCTCATGGTCTATATTTCCATATTGGAACAACAAGCAAAGTATGGGGATGCTTTGGAGATTCTCTCTGGTAAATTAGGATCGCTTTTACTGGTTGAAGTTGATAAGCTACGCATACAG GGGAGGCTGCTTGCTCGGGTGGGTGACTACGCTGCTGCCGCCATAATATTTCAAAAAATTCTCGAACTATG TCCTGATGATTGGGAATGTTTCCTACATTATCTAGGCTGTTTGCTGGAGGATGACAGCAATTGGTGCAATAGGGCCATAACAGATCCAATTCATCCTCCGAAATTTGTCGAGTGCAAGATTTCAAACTTGACAGATGAAGTG TTTGATTCTCGTATGTCAAATGCATCGGAATTTGTAGAAAAGTTACAAGGAAATACTGGCAATAATTTTGCAAGGTGTCCATACTTGGCaaatattgaaattgaaaggagAAAGTGCTTACATGGCAAGGGAGATGATGGCAAGTTAATGGAGGCTCTAATCCAGTACTTTTCTGG GTTTGGTCACTTGGCCTGCTTCACTTCTGATGTTGAGATGTTTCTTGAAGTCTTAACTCCTGATAAGAAGGCAGAACTCTTGGGGAAGTTAAGGGAAAGTTCTGCCTCCATTTCAGCTGTGCCAGCAAAAGTACTTGGGCAGTCAATAACACTCTTTAAAATTCAAGAACTGATCGGAAACATATCCAAGCTTACTGTTGTTG AACTTGAGGGCTCTGTTGTGCAGATGGTGGAGATGTACTGTAAAAACCTACCACTTTCAAAGGACTTGGATTCTCAAGAAAGTATGCATGGGGAAGAGCTGCTATCACTAGCTTGCAATGTATTGATTCAG TTATACTGGCGCACCAGGAATGTTGGCTACTTTGTTGAGGCAATCATGTTGTTGGAGTTTGGCTTGACTATACGAAG ACATGTATGGCAGTACAAGATCTTGTTGCTGCATTTGTATTCCCACTTGGGTGCCCTTTCTCTAGCATATGAATG GTTCAAATCACTCGATGTTAAAAATATCTTGATGGAAACTGTGTCACACCACATTTTACCCCAGATGTTGGTGTCTCCCCTCTGGGTAGATATAAATAATCTGCTAAAGGATTATCTCAAGTTTATGGATGACCATTTGAGAGAATCAGCGGATCTTACGTTTCTTGCCTATCGCCATAGAAATTACTCAAAA GTAATTGAATTTGTTCAGTTTAAAGAGCGACTACAACATTCTAATCAGTATCTAGTGGCGAGGGTTGAAGGACCCATTCTTCAGTTAAAGCAGAATGCAGTTAACATTGAAGAGGAAGAG GCGGTTCTTGAAAGCTTGAAATGTGGTATTCACTTTGTTGAACTCTCTAATGAGATTGGATCCAAGTCTCTGACCTTCAATGAAGATTTGCAGTCACGTCCCTGGTGGGCACCAACTTCAGAGAGAAACTATCTTTTAG GTCCTTATGAAGGAGTATCATACTATCCCAGAGAGAACTCG ATGACAGAAAGGGAGGCAAATGTACGGAGCATAATTGAGAGGAAATCTCTTCTTCCTCGGATGATTTATCTGTCCATACAGAGCGCTTCAACTTCACTCAAGGAAAATCTGGAAGTCAATGGGTCAGTGTCTGACCCTAAAATCCCCTCAGAGCTGAAGATTTTGCTGGAGCGATATGCAAAGATGTTGGGATATTCATTCACTGATGCAATAGAAGTGGTCTTGGGAGTTTCTGGTGGCCAAAAGTCTTTTGAG GTCTTTGGTTCGGACTTGATTGACTGGATAAACTTTTCTGTGTTTCTGAATGCATGGAACTTGAGTTCCCATGAGATTGGGCTGGCAAATGGCCGTTGTGCGGATTCTATATTGGAGAAGTATGTTTCAGATAAAGTTAGCTCCATGGAGACACTAATTACCTCTCCTTGGGTTGATCTTCCAATTCTGGTACAGTTAGTTACAGAATCGTTGGCCTGGCATGGTCTTGTAATTCAATCTTGTGTTCGTTCATGTTTCCCAtcgggaaagaagaagaagaaaactggaTTTGCAGATCAGTCCTGTCTGTCTCGTATCCGTGATTCTGTGTTGTCTTTATGCAATACTCTAGAAAAGGTTAGGAAATGGTTAAAAGAACAGATCAACAGGCCAGAGGATGAAAATATGGAGACTCTACTTTCCTCTTTGAGGAAGAAAGAACAGATCGGGGGACCTGGACAGGTTTTCCAGATTATAGAAACTTTTACCTCATCAATAAATGACACAGAGCTTGGTGAGAGAATTTCCCAATCATTGAAGTCTTGGAGTCATGTTGATGTTGCAAGGAAGATAGTTGCTGGGAAGTGTACAGTACTGTCCGAGTTTCTCCGAATTTGTGATTCGAAATCAAAGTTGTTTCAAGCACTGAAACAGCAGATAGCTCAAGCCTAA
- the LOC133731693 gene encoding N-terminal acetyltransferase B complex auxiliary subunit NAA25 isoform X2, which yields MVYISILEQQAKYGDALEILSGKLGSLLLVEVDKLRIQGRLLARVGDYAAAAIIFQKILELCPDDWECFLHYLGCLLEDDSNWCNRAITDPIHPPKFVECKISNLTDEVFDSRMSNASEFVEKLQGNTGNNFARCPYLANIEIERRKCLHGKGDDGKLMEALIQYFSGFGHLACFTSDVEMFLEVLTPDKKAELLGKLRESSASISAVPAKVLGQSITLFKIQELIGNISKLTVVELEGSVVQMVEMYCKNLPLSKDLDSQESMHGEELLSLACNVLIQLYWRTRNVGYFVEAIMLLEFGLTIRRHVWQYKILLLHLYSHLGALSLAYEWFKSLDVKNILMETVSHHILPQMLVSPLWVDINNLLKDYLKFMDDHLRESADLTFLAYRHRNYSKVIEFVQFKERLQHSNQYLVARVEGPILQLKQNAVNIEEEEAVLESLKCGIHFVELSNEIGSKSLTFNEDLQSRPWWAPTSERNYLLGPYEGVSYYPRENSMTEREANVRSIIERKSLLPRMIYLSIQSASTSLKENLEVNGSVSDPKIPSELKILLERYAKMLGYSFTDAIEVVLGVSGGQKSFEVFGSDLIDWINFSVFLNAWNLSSHEIGLANGRCADSILEKYVSDKVSSMETLITSPWVDLPILVQLVTESLAWHGLVIQSCVRSCFPSGKKKKKTGFADQSCLSRIRDSVLSLCNTLEKVRKWLKEQINRPEDENMETLLSSLRKKEQIGGPGQVFQIIETFTSSINDTELGERISQSLKSWSHVDVARKIVAGKCTVLSEFLRICDSKSKLFQALKQQIAQA from the exons ATGGTCTATATTTCCATATTGGAACAACAAGCAAAGTATGGGGATGCTTTGGAGATTCTCTCTGGTAAATTAGGATCGCTTTTACTGGTTGAAGTTGATAAGCTACGCATACAG GGGAGGCTGCTTGCTCGGGTGGGTGACTACGCTGCTGCCGCCATAATATTTCAAAAAATTCTCGAACTATG TCCTGATGATTGGGAATGTTTCCTACATTATCTAGGCTGTTTGCTGGAGGATGACAGCAATTGGTGCAATAGGGCCATAACAGATCCAATTCATCCTCCGAAATTTGTCGAGTGCAAGATTTCAAACTTGACAGATGAAGTG TTTGATTCTCGTATGTCAAATGCATCGGAATTTGTAGAAAAGTTACAAGGAAATACTGGCAATAATTTTGCAAGGTGTCCATACTTGGCaaatattgaaattgaaaggagAAAGTGCTTACATGGCAAGGGAGATGATGGCAAGTTAATGGAGGCTCTAATCCAGTACTTTTCTGG GTTTGGTCACTTGGCCTGCTTCACTTCTGATGTTGAGATGTTTCTTGAAGTCTTAACTCCTGATAAGAAGGCAGAACTCTTGGGGAAGTTAAGGGAAAGTTCTGCCTCCATTTCAGCTGTGCCAGCAAAAGTACTTGGGCAGTCAATAACACTCTTTAAAATTCAAGAACTGATCGGAAACATATCCAAGCTTACTGTTGTTG AACTTGAGGGCTCTGTTGTGCAGATGGTGGAGATGTACTGTAAAAACCTACCACTTTCAAAGGACTTGGATTCTCAAGAAAGTATGCATGGGGAAGAGCTGCTATCACTAGCTTGCAATGTATTGATTCAG TTATACTGGCGCACCAGGAATGTTGGCTACTTTGTTGAGGCAATCATGTTGTTGGAGTTTGGCTTGACTATACGAAG ACATGTATGGCAGTACAAGATCTTGTTGCTGCATTTGTATTCCCACTTGGGTGCCCTTTCTCTAGCATATGAATG GTTCAAATCACTCGATGTTAAAAATATCTTGATGGAAACTGTGTCACACCACATTTTACCCCAGATGTTGGTGTCTCCCCTCTGGGTAGATATAAATAATCTGCTAAAGGATTATCTCAAGTTTATGGATGACCATTTGAGAGAATCAGCGGATCTTACGTTTCTTGCCTATCGCCATAGAAATTACTCAAAA GTAATTGAATTTGTTCAGTTTAAAGAGCGACTACAACATTCTAATCAGTATCTAGTGGCGAGGGTTGAAGGACCCATTCTTCAGTTAAAGCAGAATGCAGTTAACATTGAAGAGGAAGAG GCGGTTCTTGAAAGCTTGAAATGTGGTATTCACTTTGTTGAACTCTCTAATGAGATTGGATCCAAGTCTCTGACCTTCAATGAAGATTTGCAGTCACGTCCCTGGTGGGCACCAACTTCAGAGAGAAACTATCTTTTAG GTCCTTATGAAGGAGTATCATACTATCCCAGAGAGAACTCG ATGACAGAAAGGGAGGCAAATGTACGGAGCATAATTGAGAGGAAATCTCTTCTTCCTCGGATGATTTATCTGTCCATACAGAGCGCTTCAACTTCACTCAAGGAAAATCTGGAAGTCAATGGGTCAGTGTCTGACCCTAAAATCCCCTCAGAGCTGAAGATTTTGCTGGAGCGATATGCAAAGATGTTGGGATATTCATTCACTGATGCAATAGAAGTGGTCTTGGGAGTTTCTGGTGGCCAAAAGTCTTTTGAG GTCTTTGGTTCGGACTTGATTGACTGGATAAACTTTTCTGTGTTTCTGAATGCATGGAACTTGAGTTCCCATGAGATTGGGCTGGCAAATGGCCGTTGTGCGGATTCTATATTGGAGAAGTATGTTTCAGATAAAGTTAGCTCCATGGAGACACTAATTACCTCTCCTTGGGTTGATCTTCCAATTCTGGTACAGTTAGTTACAGAATCGTTGGCCTGGCATGGTCTTGTAATTCAATCTTGTGTTCGTTCATGTTTCCCAtcgggaaagaagaagaagaaaactggaTTTGCAGATCAGTCCTGTCTGTCTCGTATCCGTGATTCTGTGTTGTCTTTATGCAATACTCTAGAAAAGGTTAGGAAATGGTTAAAAGAACAGATCAACAGGCCAGAGGATGAAAATATGGAGACTCTACTTTCCTCTTTGAGGAAGAAAGAACAGATCGGGGGACCTGGACAGGTTTTCCAGATTATAGAAACTTTTACCTCATCAATAAATGACACAGAGCTTGGTGAGAGAATTTCCCAATCATTGAAGTCTTGGAGTCATGTTGATGTTGCAAGGAAGATAGTTGCTGGGAAGTGTACAGTACTGTCCGAGTTTCTCCGAATTTGTGATTCGAAATCAAAGTTGTTTCAAGCACTGAAACAGCAGATAGCTCAAGCCTAA
- the LOC133733875 gene encoding laccase-3, with protein MEASSFTLKPWSPCIFLCLLAFQTLLASFAAAETHYHEFVVEAKPVKRLCRTHTIITVNGQFPGPNLEVRNGDSLAIKVTNRAKYNITIHWHGVRQLRNPWADGPEYITQCPIQPGATYTYRFTIQDQEGTLWWHAHSQWLRATVYGALIIYPRLGSPYPFSMPKKEFPLLLGEWWDRNPLDVQRLAQFTGGAPNASDAYTINGQPGDLYRCSKQETVRIPVESGETILLRIINSALNQELFFAIANHRLTVVSADAAYTKPFTTRLIMIGPGQTTDVLLTADQPPAHYYAAARVYQTAQNAPFDNTTTTAILEYKSAAACDSKKGKFSAPVLPSLPAFNDTATATAYNVQIKSPSRVQIPTQIDNNLFFIVGLGLINCTVPNSPRCQGPNNTRFTASMNNVSFVFPRTTSLMQAYYNGIPGVFTTDFPPVPPVQFDYTGNVSRGLWTPSRGTKLYKLKYGSSVQIVLQDTSIVTTEDHPMHLHGYHFYVVGSGFGNFNPRTDPAKFNLIDPPQRNTIGTNPGGWVAIRFVADNPGVWLMHCHLDAHLILGFAMAFLVENGNGPLQSVIPPPADLPRC; from the exons ATGGAGGCTTCCAGCTTTACTCTCAAGCCATGGAGTCCTTGCATCTTCCTTTGCCTTCTCGCCTTCCAGACTCTCCTAGCTTCTTTTGCAGCAGCTGAAACTCACTACCATGAATTTGTT GTTGAAGCAAAGCCAGTGAAGAGGCTGTGCAGAACCCACACCATAATCACAGTCAATGGCCAATTCCCAGGACCAAATTTGGAAGTCAGAAATGGAGATTCTCTTGCTATCAAAGTTACAAACAGAGCAAAATACAATATCACTATCCACTG GCATGGAGTAAGGCAGCTAAGAAATCCATGGGCAGATGGACCTGAATATATCACACAGTGTCCCATCCAGCCAGGAGCCACTTACACATACCGCTTCACAATTCAAGACCAAGAAGGCACTTTGTGGTGGCATGCACACAGCCAATGGCTTAGAGCCACTGTCTATGGAGCCCTCATTATCTATCCTAGATTAGGTTCTCCATACCCCTTCTCAATGCCCAAGAAAGAATTTCCCCTTCTTCTCG GTGAATGGTGGGATAGGAACCCACTAGATGTCCAGAGGCTGGCACAATTCACAGGAGGAGCACCCAATGCCTCTGATGCATATACCATAAATGGTCAGCCTGGTGATCTCTATAGATGCTCCAAACAAG AAACTGTGAGAATTCCAGTGGAATCCGGCGAGACAATTCTCCTGAGAATCATCAACTCTGCACTCAATCAAGAACTGTTCTTCGCCATTGCCAACCATAGATTGACTGTTGTGAGTGCTGATGCAGCCTACACCAAACCTTTCACAACCAGACTCATTATGATAGGACCTGGCCAAACTACAGATGTCCTCCTCACGGCTGATCAGCCCCCTGCTCACTATTATGCTGCTGCACGTGTCTATCAGACTGCTCAAAATGCACCCTTcgacaacaccaccaccactgcCATCCTTGAATACAAGTCTGCTGCTGCTTGTGATTCAAAGAAAGGGAAATTTTCAGCACCAGTACTGCCATCATTACCGGCCTTCAATGACACAGCAACCGCAACTGCATATAATGTTCAGATAAAGAGCCCTTCCCGGGTCCAAATCCCTACGCAGATCGACAATAACCTATTTTTCATTGTAGGTTTGGGACTAATTAACTGCACAGTTCCTAACAGCCCTCGGTGTCAAGGACCAAACAATACCCGCTTTACAGCTAGCATGAACAATGTTTCTTTTGTATTCCCAAGAACCACCTCCTTAATGCAAGCCTACTATAATGGTATACCTGGTGTCTTCACCACAGACTTTCCACCAGTTCCTCCAGTGCAATTTGATTATACTGGTAATGTGAGCCGGGGCCTATGGACACCTAGTCGTGGAACTAAGCTCTACAAGTTGAAGTACGGTTCTAGTGTACAGATTGTGTTGCAGGACACAAGTATTGTCACAACTGAGGACCATCCTATGCATCTTCATGGGTACCATTTCTATGTGGTTGGATCAGGATTTGGCAACTTCAACCCCAGAACAGATCCAGCCAAATTTAACCTCATTGACCCACCACAGAGGAACACCATTGGAACAAATCCAGGTGGATGGGTAGCTATTCGATTTGTGGCTGATAATCCAG GTGTCTGGCTGATGCACTGTCACTTGGATGCACATCTCATCTTGGGTTTCGCAATGGCTTTTCTAGTAGAGAATGGAAATGGACCACTGCAGTCTGTCATACCACCCCCAGCAGATCTACCCCGATGTTAA
- the LOC133733876 gene encoding SWR1 complex subunit 6 — protein MDDDVSAPFRRSSSRNRKVASKMAAALMSTDNRTQAALARLEALENDNAGLETVEVNDDDEASLDDEDQGYIQKKQPKGTKRKTRQAKALEARKAPRTFLELLHEANLESLPPHVPSYLKAAVGPPSSTSRRHFCTVCGSAGNYTCVRCGMRFCSCRCQNIHNDTRCQKFVA, from the exons ATGGACGATGACGTGTCCGCCCCCTTCCGCCGATCCTCGAGTCGGAATCGTAAGGTCGCTTCGAAAATGGCTGCTGCCCTTATGAGCACTGATAACCGCACCCAG GCTGCCCTTGCTAGGCTTGAAGCTTTGGAAAACGACAATGCTGGGTTGGAAACTGTGGAGGTTAATGACGACGATGAAGCTTCTCTTGATGATGAGGATCAAG gatatatacaaaagaagcaGCCTAAGGGCACCAAGCGTAAAACCCGGCAGGCAAAAGCTCTTGAGGCCAGGAAGGCACCCAGAACATTCCTTGAGCTTTTACATGAG GCAAATCTTGAATCTTTGCCACCTCATGTCCCCTCCTATCTGAAAGCAGCAGTGGGACCTCCAAGCTCTACCTCCCGCCGCCATTTCTGCACTGTTTGTGGTTCTGCTGGCAACTATACATGTGTGAGGTGTGGTATGCGCTTCTGTTCGTGTCGTTGCCAGAATATACACAATGATACTCGTTGTCAGAAATTTGTTGCCTGA